The nucleotide sequence GAAAATGTCAGAAGTCCCCCTAGGCGCGACACTCGTGCCGAACCCCGTCAGCACCGCACCGGGCTATAAAATGGAGAATGTATTTGTGATGGCTGGCGTACCTAAAATATTCCAGGCTATGTTCCAACAAATTCGTCCGACCCTTAAAGGGGGCGACATTGCCCTAAACCTGACGATCACCGCTTATGTGCGTGAAGGCGATATCGCCACACCACTCTCTGCACTGCAAGATAGATTCCCTGAAGTCGAAATTGGCAGTTACCCTTTCTTAAAAGAAGCACGCTTTGGCGCACAGCTCGTTTTCACCAGCACAGCCGAAGACAAACTAAAACAGTCTCAAGCTGAAGCCATCAGCATGCTAGAAGAAATGAAGATTGAATATTCGTTAGATTAAACGGACTAGAATAAGAATTTCATACCCGCTTCGATATTATGCGAGTCATATTCCATTTCGAATTTACTGCCCGCTGCCGTAGCAAACTCACCATCAGACGTTGAGAAATAACGGTAGCCTGCCGTTAGCTCCGTGAACGGCATCCATGTCGGAACATACCCTAAACCAATCATCGCATTCCAAGCAAACACCGTATCTTCAGAACCTGATGCCGCTACGCCGGGAGTGTTTTTCAACTGGAGATCAGCAAAACCGAGACCTAAACCCACGTAAGGACGCCATTCTGGCATACTGGTCTCAGCGTCATAAAATACATTAAACAAGCCAGAGTTTGCGCGTACGCTACCAGCACTTGTCGCGCCACCAACCGTATCAATATCTCCGCGCTGATGATGCCATTCGACCTCAAGACGCATATTGCTCCATTCACCCGTTTCAATGCGGGGGCGATAACCGAGTGACACACCGTAGCCTGCACCATTATCCTGTTCAAGAGCACCGCCAATAGAGCTACTGTTAAGATCCTGCTCACCGACGAAAGTAAGCGCACCATGCAAACCGAGATACCAGTTAGGCCAACGCTTTTCAGCGTGAGACGCCGTACTGATTAGAACTAGGCAAGAAGCTGATAAAAGTGTCGCTGTAATTTTTTTCACGAGAGATCCCCTGTGTGTTTTTCTTTTTATAAGAATTAACAGGAAAGCCACACAGAGCAAACAAAACTACACGATATGATTTTAATTGCTTGTAGAGAGCGCATAACTTTGTAAAAAGGCAACAGTGCCCGCGTGGCGGAATGGTAGACGCTGCAGACTTAAAATCTGTTGTCCTTATGGGCGTGTCAGTTCGAGTCTGACCGCGGGCACCACTACCTTGATAAAAAACAGCGCGTTAGTGGTATTTACTCGCAGTTTATTCGCAACATCCGCGCAATATTGCGAATTTACACCTAATTGCAAAGCGTACGACATACCCGCAAAATATAGTATAGGCAAAAGAAGGCCCCTCGCACTAGGCGAGAGGCCTGCCGACTATATCGATCACGCAAAAGAGGATGGTTGGTTGGCTCGGGCCAAATCACGAGTCCACCTAGCTTATAGTAGGCAGACATCTGCATAACAGGCACACATTTGGATGCGTTCCGTCACAAAATTGTCATGACAACAAAGGTTATTAGTAATGTACAAACATCACATTTTTTAGTATTATGCGCAGGCTACTGCCTTTTTAGATTTTAAAAAAATGCAATTACGTATCGTTACATCAAGATAAAGGGTCAACATTGAAAAACATAACTTCTCTTTTGTTCAAAGAACAAGGATCTGTAATTGTAGAATCAGCGCTTATTTTGCCTGTTTTCCTCTTCATTGTGATGACATTTTACGAAATCACGATCATCTTTTTCTACTCGTTTGTCTTAGAAGGCGCAATGTACGAAGCAACCCGCGAGGCAAAAATTGCTGAGGATCGTTCAAGCATCTCACAACTTATTCGTGATAAAATTGGAGAGAAATCTTATGGTATTATGCCAGTAGATAAAGTGATCATCAGTACTGACCTGGCCATAAACACGACAATTGACTATAGTAACACTCCTGCAGAGCAATGCTCTAATGGAACACAATGCCCTTGTGCACCCCTCTCCTATGACGACACAAATAACAACCAAAAATGTGATGCCGGCCCGCCTGATTTGGAATTAGGCCAACCTGGCGATATGATTACCTATATTTCTTTCTACAAAAAGACAATTTTTACTCCGGGCATTACAAGCATCTTGGGCTTTCCCAATGGTGAAGCGGTTATTAGCTCGTCAACGGCCTTAAGGAACGAACCATGATGTTAAAAATATCTAGATTTATTGCTAACTTTCAACGCGAAACAAAGGGTTCGGCGGCCATTGAATTTGCCATCCTACTTCCGTTGTTACTCATATTTCTGTTTCCCGTCGTTGATTATGCTCGCTACATTCTCATGCAGCAAAAAGCAATTAAGACATCCAGCGTATTAGCTGACTCCATATCTATGTCAGTGCCGATGGATATTTCTGCAGATCCATCTGATTTTGGCTATAATAACGCACTCTTAACGACTGATTTAATCCAAGAATATGCAAATTTAGCCTTTACTTTAATGACCCCATTTGGCAGCTCACCAAACGCTATCAATGTCACTATTTCCAATATCGATAAAAACGAAAATGAACCGCCCGCCACCTCGTGGCGTTATAATAATCAGACCGGTTTTGCATCTGACTTATCAACCATAGACCCCGGTATCGCTTCAAGTTTTATTACCAATATGGGAGATGGAGAAAACCTGATTTATGTGACCGTTTCCGTTGATTTCAACCCATTTAGCCCTAATTTGCTCGCTTTCGGCGTTCCTTTCTTAGAAGAGACCCAAGTTGTTTCCAGTCATCTTTATCGTAGTCGTTATGGCGAACTCACCACCCCTTTAGGCGACCCTTCAGCCGTAGAATTCCCTTGCGTAGAATCCGAATATGAAATCTGCTCTCAGGGTGACCCTCAATACGGGTACCTCTGCTATAAAGTGCCCAACAATTGCCCATGCCCCAATGACACCACCTTTTACTCAATTGATCCACCGAGCTTAAAAGAGTGCCGCAAGAATGGCCCCTGCTTTGGTCTGTCAGCATCAGAATGTGAATGTGAAGAAGGCGAAGTATTTACAAACGGTGAATGCTGTCCAGCAGGCCAAATATTTACAAATGGTCAATGTGAGGCTCCTGTAACCTGTGGTGCATGTGAATATTACAGTTCATCCA is from Rickettsiales bacterium and encodes:
- a CDS encoding TadE/TadG family type IV pilus assembly protein, producing the protein MMLKISRFIANFQRETKGSAAIEFAILLPLLLIFLFPVVDYARYILMQQKAIKTSSVLADSISMSVPMDISADPSDFGYNNALLTTDLIQEYANLAFTLMTPFGSSPNAINVTISNIDKNENEPPATSWRYNNQTGFASDLSTIDPGIASSFITNMGDGENLIYVTVSVDFNPFSPNLLAFGVPFLEETQVVSSHLYRSRYGELTTPLGDPSAVEFPCVESEYEICSQGDPQYGYLCYKVPNNCPCPNDTTFYSIDPPSLKECRKNGPCFGLSASECECEEGEVFTNGECCPAGQIFTNGQCEAPVTCGACEYYSSSTNQCYPISNCGGTGTGTGTGTDDPPPPPPCTQCWCDPSLCGPPPPPPCYQCYCNPAYCNPLME
- a CDS encoding outer membrane beta-barrel protein — protein: MKKITATLLSASCLVLISTASHAEKRWPNWYLGLHGALTFVGEQDLNSSSIGGALEQDNGAGYGVSLGYRPRIETGEWSNMRLEVEWHHQRGDIDTVGGATSAGSVRANSGLFNVFYDAETSMPEWRPYVGLGLGFADLQLKNTPGVAASGSEDTVFAWNAMIGLGYVPTWMPFTELTAGYRYFSTSDGEFATAAGSKFEMEYDSHNIEAGMKFLF
- a CDS encoding competence/damage-inducible protein A, with the translated sequence MTTITAAIIIIGNEILSGRTKEANMLWLSGELKAMGIQLNECSIVRDEEADIVAAINRLRAQNDYVFTSGGIGPTHDDITSASVAAAFGVEIHRHPEAERLLRNYYEPDQQTDARMKMSEVPLGATLVPNPVSTAPGYKMENVFVMAGVPKIFQAMFQQIRPTLKGGDIALNLTITAYVREGDIATPLSALQDRFPEVEIGSYPFLKEARFGAQLVFTSTAEDKLKQSQAEAISMLEEMKIEYSLD
- a CDS encoding pilus assembly protein, giving the protein MFKEQGSVIVESALILPVFLFIVMTFYEITIIFFYSFVLEGAMYEATREAKIAEDRSSISQLIRDKIGEKSYGIMPVDKVIISTDLAINTTIDYSNTPAEQCSNGTQCPCAPLSYDDTNNNQKCDAGPPDLELGQPGDMITYISFYKKTIFTPGITSILGFPNGEAVISSSTALRNEP